One Romboutsia sp. 13368 genomic window carries:
- the glyQ gene encoding glycine--tRNA ligase subunit alpha: MNFQNMILTLQNYWSKQGCIMMQPYDVEKGAGTMNPNTFLRSLGPEPWKVCYVEPSRRPADGRYGENPNRLYQHHQFQVILKPSPDNIQELYLGSLKAIGIDPNEHDIRFVEDNWESTTVGAWGLGWEVWLDGMEITQFTYFQQVGGIECELETGEITYGLERLAMYIQEVDSVYDLKWNDEITYGDVFKQAEYENSMYAFEECDADMLFNLFDIYEKEGLKLMERGLVIPAYDYVLKCSHTFNTLDARGAVGVSQRASFIGRVRNMSRNVAAAFVKQREEMGFPLLKEGDK, from the coding sequence ATGAATTTTCAAAATATGATACTTACATTGCAAAACTATTGGTCTAAGCAAGGATGTATAATGATGCAACCTTACGATGTTGAAAAAGGTGCAGGGACTATGAACCCTAATACTTTTTTAAGATCATTAGGACCAGAACCTTGGAAAGTTTGTTATGTAGAACCATCTAGAAGACCGGCTGATGGTAGATATGGTGAGAACCCTAATAGATTATATCAACATCACCAATTCCAAGTTATATTAAAGCCATCACCAGACAATATACAAGAATTATACTTAGGAAGTTTAAAAGCTATAGGTATAGACCCAAATGAACATGATATAAGATTTGTTGAAGATAACTGGGAATCAACTACAGTTGGTGCTTGGGGACTTGGATGGGAAGTATGGTTAGACGGTATGGAAATAACACAATTTACATATTTCCAACAAGTTGGTGGTATAGAATGTGAACTAGAAACAGGAGAAATTACATATGGTCTAGAAAGACTAGCAATGTACATACAAGAAGTTGATAGTGTTTATGATTTAAAATGGAATGATGAAATAACTTATGGAGATGTATTTAAGCAAGCTGAATACGAAAACTCTATGTATGCATTTGAAGAATGTGATGCAGATATGTTATTTAATTTATTTGATATATATGAAAAAGAAGGTCTTAAACTTATGGAAAGAGGATTAGTAATTCCTGCATATGACTATGTATTAAAATGTTCTCATACTTTCAATACATTAGATGCAAGAGGGGCTGTAGGAGTTAGCCAAAGAGCATCTTTCATAGGAAGAGTTAGAAATATGTCAAGAAATGTAGCAGCTGCATTTGTTAAACAAAGGGAAGAAATGGGATTCCCACTTTTAAAGGAAGGTGATAAATAA
- the glyS gene encoding glycine--tRNA ligase subunit beta, whose translation MNNYLLFEVGVEELPSRFVSSTLDQIKNNLTKMFNENRIEFDNIKTYGTPRRLTFIVENISEKQSNLEEEVKGPSKKIALDADGNFTKPALGFMKSKGLKEEDVVFKTVGKDEYIFGTIRQEGKETSEVLKSILPEAVKNVTFPKAMRWGGRNMRFARPIRWMVTLLNDKVFEIDLEGIISSNVTKGHRFLGQSEFEVNSLEDYLTKLEENFVILDQDKRKELIRKQCIEVANSLGGEVEFDEDLLEEVTHLVEYPTAFYGEFDEDYAKLPKEVVTTPMQQHQRYFPVVKDGKLLPNFIAVRNGNDYRIDKVKAGNEKVLVARLEDALFFYKEDTKKTLESYTEKLKSVVFQAKLGTVYDKTLRIENLSSNIIDLLNLQQDKEDAKRAAKLCKSDLVTNMVFEFTELQGIMGREYAKVSGENEAVCEAIFEHYLPRFAGDILPKTNAGIALAIADKLDSIAGFFAIGIQPTGSQDPYALRRQALGILNIIMDSKLDIDLKKLVELSLENYSNLEFNKDEVINSIMEFFKERIKNLFRDLGIRYDVIEAVLSSDINDISDMYLRANELNNWLNKDELVEMLTAFNRVSTLAQKAISSEVNESLLKEEAEINLYKEFNNTKAKVYELLKEKRYSEALDSFASLRPSIDAMFDSVMVMDKDEAIKNNRLGLLKQIYDTMLSICDLSKIVYK comes from the coding sequence ATGAATAACTACCTTTTATTTGAAGTTGGTGTTGAAGAATTACCATCAAGATTTGTAAGTAGTACTTTAGATCAAATCAAAAACAACTTAACAAAGATGTTTAATGAAAATAGAATAGAATTCGATAATATAAAAACATATGGAACACCTAGAAGATTAACTTTTATAGTTGAAAACATAAGTGAAAAACAAAGTAACTTAGAAGAAGAAGTTAAAGGTCCTTCAAAGAAAATAGCATTAGATGCTGATGGAAACTTTACAAAACCTGCATTAGGATTTATGAAGAGTAAAGGTCTTAAAGAAGAAGATGTTGTTTTCAAAACAGTAGGAAAAGATGAATACATATTTGGAACAATAAGACAAGAAGGAAAAGAAACTAGTGAAGTTTTAAAATCTATATTACCTGAGGCTGTAAAAAATGTAACTTTCCCTAAAGCTATGCGTTGGGGTGGAAGAAACATGAGATTTGCTAGACCTATAAGATGGATGGTTACTTTATTAAATGATAAAGTATTTGAAATTGATTTAGAAGGCATAATATCATCTAATGTTACAAAAGGACATAGATTCTTAGGACAAAGTGAATTTGAAGTTAACTCATTAGAAGATTACTTAACTAAGTTAGAAGAAAACTTCGTAATATTAGATCAAGATAAGAGAAAAGAACTTATAAGAAAACAATGTATAGAAGTTGCTAATTCTTTAGGTGGAGAAGTTGAATTTGATGAGGATTTATTAGAAGAAGTTACTCATCTAGTTGAATATCCAACAGCATTTTATGGAGAATTTGATGAAGATTATGCTAAGTTACCAAAAGAAGTTGTAACAACTCCTATGCAACAACATCAAAGATACTTCCCAGTTGTTAAAGATGGGAAATTATTACCTAACTTTATAGCTGTTAGAAATGGTAATGATTATAGAATAGATAAAGTTAAAGCTGGTAATGAAAAAGTTTTAGTTGCTAGATTAGAAGATGCATTATTCTTCTACAAAGAAGATACTAAAAAGACTTTAGAAAGCTACACAGAAAAATTAAAGAGTGTAGTATTCCAAGCTAAATTAGGTACAGTATATGATAAAACTTTAAGAATAGAAAATTTAAGTTCTAATATAATAGATTTATTAAATTTACAACAAGATAAAGAAGATGCTAAGAGAGCAGCTAAGCTTTGTAAATCAGACTTAGTTACAAATATGGTATTTGAATTTACAGAGCTTCAAGGTATCATGGGAAGAGAATACGCTAAAGTTAGCGGTGAAAATGAAGCTGTTTGTGAAGCTATATTTGAACATTACCTACCAAGATTTGCAGGTGATATACTTCCTAAAACTAATGCTGGTATAGCTTTAGCTATAGCTGACAAGTTAGATTCTATAGCAGGATTCTTTGCAATAGGAATACAACCAACAGGATCTCAAGATCCATATGCTCTAAGACGTCAAGCATTAGGTATACTTAATATAATAATGGATAGTAAATTAGATATAGACTTAAAGAAATTAGTAGAATTATCTTTAGAAAATTACTCTAACTTAGAATTTAATAAAGATGAAGTAATAAATTCTATAATGGAATTCTTTAAAGAAAGAATTAAAAACTTATTCAGAGATTTAGGTATAAGATATGATGTAATAGAAGCTGTATTAAGCTCTGACATAAATGATATATCTGATATGTACTTAAGAGCAAATGAGCTTAATAACTGGTTAAATAAAGATGAATTAGTTGAAATGCTTACAGCATTTAATAGAGTTTCTACACTAGCTCAAAAAGCTATATCTAGCGAAGTTAATGAAAGTTTATTAAAAGAAGAAGCTGAAATTAATTTATACAAAGAATTTAATAATACAAAAGCTAAAGTTTACGAATTATTAAAAGAAAAGAGATATAGTGAAGCTCTAGATAGCTTTGCATCATTAAGACCATCTATAGATGCAATGTTTGATAGTGTAATGGTAATGGATAAAGATGAAGCTATAAAAAATAATAGATTAGGATTATTAAAGCAAATATACGATACTATGTTAAGTATATGTGACTTATCTAAAATAGTTTATAAATAA
- a CDS encoding helix-turn-helix transcriptional regulator, whose amino-acid sequence MTTIQLNPRQLKIIDIVKENEPITSEQIASILNVTRATLRSDLAILTMTGILDARPKVGYFYSGINGTSLVGNKIKDKRVKDIMSMPVVIKQDTNIYDTIVTMFLSDVGSIFVIDDNENLCGIVSRKDLLKATIGGADINKIPVGMIMTRTPNVVTANKDDDIILATKKIIEHEVDSIPVVETNKDDENHVKVIGRLSKTNITKLFLELTDN is encoded by the coding sequence GTGACTACTATTCAACTTAACCCAAGACAACTTAAGATAATAGATATAGTAAAAGAAAATGAACCTATAACTAGTGAACAAATTGCTTCAATTTTAAATGTGACTAGAGCTACATTAAGATCTGATTTAGCAATACTTACAATGACTGGTATATTAGATGCAAGACCTAAAGTAGGATATTTTTACTCAGGTATAAATGGGACTAGTTTAGTAGGTAATAAGATAAAAGATAAAAGAGTAAAAGATATAATGAGTATGCCTGTAGTTATAAAACAGGATACTAATATATATGATACTATAGTTACAATGTTTTTATCTGATGTAGGAAGTATATTTGTAATAGATGATAATGAGAATTTATGTGGTATTGTATCTAGAAAAGATTTGTTAAAGGCAACAATAGGAGGTGCAGATATAAATAAAATACCTGTGGGTATGATAATGACTAGAACACCTAATGTTGTAACGGCTAATAAAGATGATGATATAATATTGGCAACTAAAAAGATAATAGAACATGAAGTAGATTCTATTCCAGTAGTTGAAACTAATAAAGATGATGAAAATCATGTTAAGGTAATAGGAAGACTGTCTAAAACTAATATAACAAAGTTATTTTTAGAGCTAACTGACAATTAA
- a CDS encoding pyruvate, water dikinase regulatory protein gives MENLVVYVISDSVGETAQQVTKAALSQFNIENDYEIRRFPYVADEKFLKEVLESGKNEEAIIVYTLVSENLLNIAKEFCEKEDLSHIDLMTPLLKQISKKTGKNPKREPGVIRKLDERYFKRVEAIEFAVKYDDGKDPRGILKSDIVLLGISRTSKTPLSMYLANKNIKVANVPLVPEIPIPKEVFEIDPKKIMGLTNTPEKLNSIRNERLKALGLSSNASYANLERILQELDYAEKIMKKVGCPVIDVSNKAIEETAGIIMBKMKXNGLKI, from the coding sequence ATGGAAAATTTAGTTGTATACGTCATATCAGACTCAGTGGGAGAAACAGCACAGCAAGTTACTAAAGCTGCATTATCTCAATTTAATATAGAAAATGATTATGAAATAAGAAGATTTCCATATGTAGCTGATGAAAAGTTTTTAAAGGAAGTACTAGAAAGTGGTAAAAATGAAGAGGCTATAATAGTATATACTTTAGTTTCAGAAAATTTATTAAATATAGCAAAGGAATTTTGTGAAAAAGAAGATTTAAGCCACATAGATTTAATGACTCCTTTACTTAAACAAATATCTAAAAAGACTGGTAAAAATCCAAAAAGAGAGCCTGGAGTTATAAGAAAATTAGATGAAAGATACTTTAAAAGAGTTGAAGCTATAGAATTTGCAGTTAAATATGATGATGGAAAAGATCCAAGGGGAATATTAAAATCAGATATTGTACTTTTAGGTATATCTAGAACTTCTAAAACTCCTCTTAGTATGTATTTAGCTAATAAAAATATAAAAGTTGCTAATGTACCTTTAGTACCTGAAATACCAATACCTAAAGAAGTATTTGAGATAGATCCTAAAAAGATTATGGGGTTAACTAATACTCCAGAAAAACTTAACTCAATAAGAAATGAAAGATTAAAAGCACTAGGTTTATCAAGTAATGCAAGTTATGCTAATTTAGAAAGAATACTTCAAGAATTAGATTATGCAGAAAAAATTATGAAAAAAGTTGGATGTCCAGTAATAGATGTTTCTAATAAGGCTATAGAAGAAACAGCAGGGATAATAATGRATAAAATGAAAGNAAATGGTTTAAAGATA
- a CDS encoding zinc ribbon domain-containing protein → MTKCPRCGKDVSSRPGTICPRCGLRVYEVNEKVRCPEPSCRALVSKKLDYCPKCGCKLKGYNLSEIIKMARTKIDETFNDKF, encoded by the coding sequence ATGACTAAATGTCCAAGATGTGGAAAGGATGTCTCATCACGTCCTGGAACTATATGCCCAAGATGTGGACTTAGAGTATATGAAGTTAATGAAAAAGTGAGATGTCCAGAACCTAGTTGTAGAGCTTTAGTATCTAAAAAGTTAGATTATTGTCCTAAGTGTGGATGTAAATTAAAGGGATATAATCTTTCTGAAATTATAAAAATGGCAAGAACGAAAATTGATGAAACTTTTAATGATAAATTTTAA
- a CDS encoding DNA topoisomerase: MKLILAEKPSVAKTIASFLGAKTRCDGYFEGNGYIVTYAVGHLVGLYDMKDYDKDKYSGSWKFNNFPFIPQDKFKFKVDSSKKKQFDIVKKLLHRDDIEYIINATDNDREGELISFLIFLLAKNKKPVKRILVNEWTPEDITRGLNNLKDDTDMRNLQAAGYTRLITDWLIGINFTSVATLKYGNGKLLNIGRVILPTVKLVYDRDMEILNFIPKTYYEIEGNFNSKNGQYKGKYIKGKESKFDDIEEVNKVIDSINSKEGKIIDKKVSMSKEYAPKLFSLTSLQGYITSKYSNFTSDKVLSVCQSLYEGSGKGGYITYPRTDSIYLEESLTSKVSQTLDKLKVGLEYENKIKFTKTKRVFDSSKVDSHSAIIPTYIVPTKLNADEQIVYNAIKDRFIANFMPPAEYENTEIKTDVDSNIFLTKGKVLKSKGYLEVYNKEEKDDLLPSVDINDIVEVLEIKPLTKQTTPPKPYTEDTLLKAMKNCGKNVSDDDTTVLSGYSIGTSATRADVLKKISQVGYVGKKGKSYFITDLGKNLVEIFPVKELFDVDYTGKLEKSLSDIQRGQFTRKEYLNNIMTFIVNNVELIKKDIPKNISTENYIYNPKTKKFSKESNIKSKSNTSKETKSTKVKDGNDSLGKCPICQGDVVEIEKGFICKNYKECKFGIWKNDKFLEYYKKKPNKTMVKSILKNGSAKVKSLTSKQGNKFDAVLKYSKKENGYFGWDIEM, translated from the coding sequence ATGAAACTTATATTAGCAGAAAAACCCTCTGTAGCTAAAACCATAGCATCATTTTTAGGTGCTAAAACTAGATGTGATGGATACTTTGAAGGTAACGGGTATATAGTTACATATGCTGTTGGTCACTTAGTTGGATTATATGATATGAAAGATTATGATAAAGATAAATATTCTGGTTCTTGGAAGTTTAATAATTTTCCATTTATACCTCAAGATAAATTTAAATTTAAAGTAGATAGTTCTAAAAAAAAGCAATTCGATATTGTGAAAAAACTCTTACATAGAGATGATATAGAATATATAATAAATGCAACTGATAATGATAGAGAGGGAGAGCTTATCTCTTTTTTAATATTCTTACTAGCTAAAAATAAAAAGCCAGTAAAAAGGATTTTAGTCAATGAATGGACTCCTGAAGATATAACTCGTGGTCTTAATAACTTAAAAGATGATACTGATATGAGAAATTTACAGGCTGCTGGATATACTAGACTTATAACAGATTGGTTAATAGGAATAAATTTCACATCTGTCGCAACTTTAAAGTATGGTAATGGAAAATTACTTAATATTGGACGAGTTATACTTCCAACTGTTAAGTTAGTTTATGATAGAGATATGGAAATTTTAAATTTCATACCTAAAACTTATTATGAAATAGAAGGAAACTTTAACTCTAAAAATGGCCAGTATAAAGGTAAATATATAAAAGGAAAAGAAAGCAAATTTGATGATATAGAAGAAGTTAATAAAGTTATAGATAGTATAAATTCTAAAGAAGGTAAAATTATAGACAAAAAAGTTAGTATGTCTAAAGAATATGCACCTAAACTATTTAGTTTAACATCTCTTCAAGGATATATAACTTCTAAATACTCTAACTTTACATCTGATAAAGTATTAAGTGTATGTCAATCTCTTTATGAAGGTAGCGGAAAAGGTGGATATATAACTTATCCTAGAACTGATTCTATATACTTAGAGGAAAGCTTAACATCTAAAGTATCTCAAACATTAGATAAATTAAAGGTTGGCCTTGAATATGAAAATAAAATCAAATTTACTAAAACTAAAAGAGTTTTTGATTCCTCTAAAGTTGATAGCCATAGTGCCATAATACCAACTTATATAGTACCTACTAAATTAAATGCAGATGAACAAATAGTTTACAATGCTATAAAAGATAGATTTATTGCAAACTTTATGCCACCTGCTGAATATGAAAATACTGAAATTAAAACAGATGTAGATTCAAATATATTCTTAACTAAAGGTAAGGTCCTTAAGTCAAAAGGATATTTAGAAGTATATAATAAAGAAGAAAAAGATGATCTACTTCCAAGTGTAGATATTAACGATATAGTTGAAGTTTTAGAAATTAAACCTTTAACTAAACAAACAACTCCACCTAAACCTTATACAGAAGATACCTTACTTAAGGCTATGAAAAACTGTGGTAAAAATGTTTCAGATGATGATACTACAGTTTTATCTGGATATTCAATTGGAACATCTGCTACTCGTGCTGATGTATTAAAAAAGATATCTCAAGTTGGATATGTAGGTAAAAAAGGTAAATCTTATTTTATAACTGACTTAGGCAAAAACTTAGTTGAAATTTTCCCAGTTAAAGAATTATTTGACGTTGACTACACAGGTAAACTTGAAAAAAGTTTAAGTGATATACAACGAGGTCAATTTACACGTAAAGAATATTTAAATAATATAATGACCTTTATAGTTAATAATGTTGAACTTATAAAAAAAGATATTCCTAAAAATATAAGTACTGAAAACTATATATATAATCCTAAAACTAAGAAATTTTCTAAAGAATCAAATATTAAATCTAAGTCTAATACATCTAAAGAAACTAAATCTACTAAAGTTAAAGATGGAAATGATTCTTTAGGAAAATGTCCTATATGCCAAGGTGATGTTGTAGAAATAGAAAAAGGATTTATATGTAAAAACTATAAAGAATGTAAATTTGGAATTTGGAAAAATGATAAATTCCTAGAATACTATAAGAAAAAGCCTAACAAAACTATGGTTAAAAGTATATTAAAAAATGGTTCTGCTAAGGTAAAATCTCTTACATCAAAACAAGGCAATAAATTTGATGCAGTATTAAAATATTCTAAAAAAGAAAATGGATATTTTGGATGGGATATAGAAATGTAA
- a CDS encoding manganese catalase family protein, with the protein MWVYQKTLEYPVNLKNSDPNMAKLILTQLGGPNGELAAAIRYLQQRYTMPTGKSRALLTDIGTEEMAHVEIISTMLYQLTENATPDELKAAGLGPKYAVWGHGIFPSDPNGVPWTAAYINVFGDSVTNLHEDMAAEQKALATYYQLINLTDDVDIINVLRFLGEREIVHYQRFGEALMDVYDFTESKHVF; encoded by the coding sequence ATGTGGGTTTATCAAAAAACATTAGAATATCCGGTTAATTTAAAAAATTCAGACCCTAATATGGCTAAGCTTATATTAACTCAATTAGGAGGACCTAATGGTGAATTAGCTGCAGCTATTAGATATCTTCAACAAAGATACACTATGCCAACTGGTAAATCAAGAGCTTTACTAACTGATATAGGTACAGAAGAAATGGCTCATGTTGAAATAATTTCTACTATGTTATATCAATTAACTGAAAATGCAACTCCAGATGAGCTAAAAGCAGCTGGACTTGGACCAAAATATGCAGTTTGGGGACATGGTATATTCCCTTCTGACCCAAATGGAGTTCCTTGGACTGCAGCATATATAAATGTTTTCGGTGACTCAGTTACTAATTTACATGAAGATATGGCTGCTGAACAAAAAGCTTTAGCAACATATTATCAACTTATAAACTTAACAGATGATGTTGATATAATAAATGTTTTAAGATTCTTAGGGGAAAGAGAAATTGTTCATTATCAAAGATTTGGGGAAGCTTTAATGGACGTTTATGACTTTACTGAAAGTAAACACGTATTTTAA
- a CDS encoding spore coat protein CotJB: KIMAQSNKSDIILKIQELTFACVDLNLYLDNHPDDMCAVNMYNNFSKQLNEVIRNYECKYGPLTNFGYGKSNCPWQWIEEPWPWDNKFYN; encoded by the coding sequence AAAGATAATGGCTCAATCAAATAAATCTGACATAATATTAAAAATTCAAGAATTAACTTTTGCTTGTGTAGATTTAAACTTATATTTAGATAATCATCCTGATGACATGTGTGCTGTAAACATGTATAATAATTTTTCAAAACAATTAAATGAAGTTATACGTAATTATGAATGTAAATATGGGCCTTTAACTAATTTTGGATATGGTAAAAGTAATTGTCCTTGGCAATGGATCGAAGAACCATGGCCTTGGGATAATAAGTTTTATAACTAA
- a CDS encoding CapA family protein — protein sequence MGRCSRNKKRKIKNKFKLIIIFSLSLIILFISFKSFHSNNKVVKYEQVSKPSSTDKVHTVNLNAIGDVMAHAPQLNAQHDPKTNTYSFDNNYNYVSKYIQKADLAIANLETTLAGGTIPY from the coding sequence ATGGGGAGATGTAGTAGAAATAAAAAAAGAAAAATAAAAAATAAGTTTAAATTAATTATTATATTTTCATTATCTTTAATTATTTTATTTATTAGTTTTAAATCATTTCATAGCAATAATAAGGTAGTTAAGTATGAACAAGTTTCTAAACCTTCATCAACTGATAAAGTTCATACAGTTAATTTAAATGCGATAGGAGATGTTATGGCTCATGCACCTCAACTCAATGCTCAACACGATCCTAAAACAAATACCTATTCATTTGATAACAATTATAATTATGTATCAAAATATATACAAAAAGCTGATTTAGCTATAGCTAATTTAGAAACCACTCTAGCAGGTGGTACCATACCATATAA